From Saprospiraceae bacterium, one genomic window encodes:
- a CDS encoding T9SS type A sorting domain-containing protein, whose amino-acid sequence MKQFGITNYFQKNANIYIRDFDTSYKENREDLIILDKDGKLVEEIIFTGPWSDPFGKFSGAIKLKDEPGMLVLIESNNNPAPNRDRIYFYKTDGEGNMSLLKEIKVNTDYVPLLNYLLELENGDILWNALFRVRGGPSFIDDRTITSRWSRESLGLSSSADHEKDNGMKVYPNPVKSTLLMSNPDFEINRIQVFDLEGKKHMDVNFSPSNQQTVEISGLSPGMYLVQAIGKQGQLIYTGKIIKE is encoded by the coding sequence ATGAAACAATTTGGAATAACTAATTATTTTCAGAAAAATGCCAATATTTATATAAGAGATTTTGATACTTCTTATAAAGAAAATAGGGAAGACTTAATAATTCTTGATAAAGACGGAAAGCTGGTTGAAGAAATAATCTTTACAGGACCTTGGAGCGATCCTTTTGGTAAGTTCAGCGGAGCTATTAAACTTAAGGATGAACCAGGAATGTTGGTGCTGATTGAATCCAACAATAATCCTGCACCAAACCGCGACCGTATCTACTTTTATAAGACAGATGGTGAAGGTAATATGTCCTTGCTGAAAGAAATTAAAGTTAATACTGATTATGTACCTCTTTTAAATTATTTATTAGAACTCGAAAATGGCGATATTCTTTGGAATGCGCTATTTAGAGTAAGGGGCGGTCCAAGCTTTATTGATGACCGCACAATTACCTCTAGATGGTCCAGAGAGAGCCTTGGACTTAGTTCTTCAGCAGATCATGAAAAGGACAATGGGATGAAAGTATATCCCAATCCGGTTAAAAGTACATTGCTTATGTCCAACCCCGATTTTGAAATCAATAGAATCCAAGTATTCGATCTTGAAGGTAAAAAACACATGGATGTAAACTTTTCACCTTCCAATCAACAAACTGTTGAAATCTCTGGCTTGTCTCCAGGCATGTATCTGGTTCAGGCTATAGGTAAACAAGGTCAATTGATTTATACTGGCAAAATAATAAAGGAATAA
- the rpsP gene encoding 30S ribosomal protein S16, whose protein sequence is MAVKIRLQRKGRKKAPYYHIVIADARSPRDGKFIERLGFYNPTTVPASIDLDRDKAFDWLMKGAQPTDTVMAILKYKGILYRKHLARGVAKGAMTQEVADQMYLDWIQNKEGKIEQKMAERKQKVEQFHSSMLAVTRAPKVKEVVSEVEPVEALAEIAEEPVSTQNEEGVTEGNDTPSES, encoded by the coding sequence ATGGCCGTTAAAATCAGACTACAGCGCAAAGGGCGCAAAAAGGCTCCGTATTATCACATCGTCATCGCGGATGCCAGATCTCCAAGAGATGGAAAATTTATCGAAAGGTTGGGATTTTACAATCCCACCACCGTTCCTGCATCCATTGATCTGGATAGAGACAAAGCCTTCGATTGGTTAATGAAAGGTGCTCAGCCAACAGACACTGTTATGGCGATTTTGAAGTACAAGGGCATCCTGTACCGCAAACATTTGGCCAGAGGAGTGGCCAAAGGAGCCATGACCCAAGAGGTCGCTGATCAAATGTACCTCGATTGGATTCAAAACAAGGAAGGGAAAATCGAGCAAAAAATGGCGGAGAGAAAACAGAAGGTGGAACAGTTTCACTCTTCAATGCTCGCTGTCACAAGGGCTCCAAAAGTAAAAGAGGTGGTTTCAGAAGTTGAACCTGTTGAGGCCTTAGCAGAAATTGCCGAAGAACCTGTCAGTACTCAAAATGAAGAAGGAGTAACTGAAGGGAATGATACCCCATCGGAGTCTTAA
- a CDS encoding carboxypeptidase-like regulatory domain-containing protein, with translation MLPLANGQSTIKGLITDFTTGEPLSAVIVYIPQTNYWTESDVKGQYSLKLGDQMTGILKIQKLGYETLEFDLKNISATERLNFNPKLKPIISQEVVVKDLRKNDESIIREKAESFALLPTANSNLESILPSIGLGVRFSAGGELSSQYSVRGGSYDENLVFINDFEILRPQLIRNGQQEGLTFPNPDLIRDLSFSSGGFEAKYGEKSSSVLDIKYKVPDSLRASVSGSLLGFSTHLEGSSGFLSKDKSKNFKFLSGFRYKTNQYLLNTLAVEGEYQPHFFDFQNLLSWDFHPNWQWSWIGNINSSRFSLIPESGSQAKGSLFFIIRLNTAFEGSESDYFNQWMTGTSLSYFPKNRKNLFYVKWISSLYRGQEAERFDVLGYYRLSEIENDQKDVEGREVQLLGTGTQHLYGRNYLDNLVHHHEIRSGIQLGNAGSHGSHYLQAGLNIRQELFLDRILEWERIDSAGYSIPYLHDSIVLSQYVSSQNQFSNIKSAFWLQDQFIYSISNKWKSQINAGIRTHYNHLNGEFLINPRLKIELIPNDHPQNLRLWLAGGLYPQVAFYREMRNPNGSFNEDLRAQKSWHLIAGLKKDFLWPSVSSTRFRWISEMYYKSMWDMVSYNLDNVRIRYSGQNDSEAYAIGWDNRIHGEFVPGVESWVNLSILRTREKLNGIQHLIPGKNIAESTEVNDVPRPVDQLAAISLFFQDFLPNRPQFKMHMQGTVASGIPYGFKEANEIFRNIYRLRPYHRVDIGFSYSLWDREAKKNIQSRMFKWLHSTRKAWVSMEVFNLLNTKNEASVRWIKTTNNYEFALPNYLTSRRINLRIRFDF, from the coding sequence ATGTTGCCATTGGCAAATGGTCAATCAACCATCAAGGGACTAATTACTGACTTTACAACCGGTGAGCCTTTATCTGCTGTAATAGTTTACATCCCACAAACCAATTACTGGACAGAATCCGATGTAAAAGGTCAATACAGTTTAAAGCTAGGAGATCAAATGACTGGGATTTTGAAAATTCAGAAGTTGGGATATGAAACTTTGGAATTTGATTTGAAAAATATTTCTGCAACCGAAAGACTAAATTTCAATCCTAAACTAAAACCCATTATTTCCCAAGAGGTCGTCGTTAAAGATCTGCGCAAAAACGATGAATCGATCATACGCGAAAAAGCCGAATCTTTTGCACTTTTACCTACCGCCAATTCCAATTTGGAAAGCATCTTACCCAGCATTGGTTTGGGAGTCAGGTTTAGCGCCGGCGGTGAACTCTCCAGCCAATACAGCGTGAGAGGTGGCAGCTATGATGAAAACTTGGTTTTCATTAATGATTTTGAAATTCTACGACCACAGCTCATCCGCAATGGTCAGCAAGAAGGTTTGACTTTTCCAAATCCGGATTTGATCAGGGATCTTAGTTTTTCTTCAGGAGGATTTGAAGCTAAGTATGGAGAAAAATCTTCTTCGGTTTTGGATATCAAATACAAAGTACCCGATTCACTGAGGGCCAGCGTGAGTGGCAGTTTATTGGGTTTTTCAACACATTTGGAAGGCTCTTCAGGATTTCTATCCAAAGATAAATCAAAAAATTTCAAATTCCTTTCCGGCTTTCGATACAAAACCAATCAATACTTACTCAATACTTTGGCGGTAGAGGGAGAATACCAACCCCATTTTTTTGATTTTCAAAATCTGCTGAGCTGGGATTTCCATCCCAACTGGCAATGGAGTTGGATTGGAAACATCAACAGTTCCCGATTTAGTCTTATTCCTGAATCCGGAAGTCAGGCCAAGGGATCTTTGTTTTTTATTATCCGGCTAAATACGGCTTTTGAAGGCAGCGAAAGTGACTACTTCAACCAATGGATGACAGGGACCAGTTTGAGTTATTTTCCAAAAAACAGGAAAAATCTGTTTTATGTCAAATGGATTTCTTCTCTCTACCGGGGTCAGGAGGCAGAGCGCTTTGATGTCTTGGGATATTACAGACTTTCAGAAATTGAAAATGATCAAAAAGACGTAGAAGGCCGTGAAGTGCAGTTGTTGGGGACCGGTACCCAACATTTATATGGCCGCAATTATTTAGACAATCTGGTCCATCATCATGAGATTCGATCGGGAATTCAGTTGGGAAATGCAGGCAGTCATGGAAGTCATTATTTACAAGCCGGATTAAACATACGGCAGGAACTATTTCTGGACAGAATTTTAGAATGGGAAAGAATCGATTCAGCGGGATACTCCATTCCATATCTACACGATTCTATAGTATTGAGTCAGTATGTTTCTTCACAAAATCAATTTTCAAATATAAAATCTGCATTCTGGCTGCAAGATCAATTTATTTATTCTATTTCCAACAAATGGAAATCACAGATTAATGCCGGTATCAGAACCCATTACAATCATTTGAATGGCGAATTTTTAATCAACCCACGTCTTAAAATAGAACTCATTCCCAACGATCATCCACAAAATCTTAGATTATGGTTGGCCGGTGGACTTTATCCTCAGGTGGCTTTTTATCGGGAAATGAGGAATCCGAACGGCAGCTTTAATGAAGATCTTCGCGCCCAAAAGTCCTGGCATCTCATCGCCGGACTCAAAAAAGATTTTCTTTGGCCCAGCGTGAGTTCCACCCGTTTTAGGTGGATTTCAGAGATGTATTATAAATCCATGTGGGACATGGTCAGTTATAATCTGGACAATGTTCGCATCCGGTATTCCGGACAGAATGATTCAGAGGCATACGCCATCGGTTGGGACAATCGAATTCACGGAGAGTTTGTGCCAGGTGTGGAATCGTGGGTCAATCTGTCGATTCTGCGGACGCGTGAAAAATTGAATGGAATCCAACATCTGATTCCGGGTAAGAACATCGCAGAATCCACCGAGGTCAATGATGTGCCAAGGCCGGTGGATCAATTGGCTGCCATCAGCTTATTTTTTCAGGATTTTTTGCCCAACAGACCCCAATTTAAAATGCACATGCAGGGGACTGTGGCCAGTGGTATTCCGTATGGCTTTAAAGAGGCCAATGAAATTTTCAGAAACATCTACAGACTAAGACCCTATCACAGAGTGGACATTGGTTTTTCTTACAGCCTTTGGGATCGGGAAGCGAAAAAAAATATCCAAAGCAGAATGTTCAAATGGCTGCATTCCACCAGAAAAGCCTGGGTGAGCATGGAGGTTTTCAATTTGCTCAACACCAAAAATGAGGCCTCTGTCCGATGGATCAAGACCACCAACAATTATGAATTTGCGCTACCCAACTACCTAACTTCCAGACGGATCAATCTTAGGATCAGATTTGATTTTTAA
- a CDS encoding PorT family protein, producing the protein MVRILIALCFIALCVCSTFGQERFFYGGLKSGLSLSQIDGDDALGYDKLGVQAGIFGGFGLGGIKELQIEFLYSLRGSRSTKNDTANVKINLHYIDIPIIFCLKDWLIEDDKSEYYRIHFQGGISPGFLFNSSTLRADHQFKKLDISWLVGVQYNVSQNLGIYSRYTSSFTPLYTYQRGGEEIKMISYFISLGLNYRFN; encoded by the coding sequence ATGGTCAGAATCCTGATTGCGCTATGTTTTATTGCTTTATGTGTCTGTTCCACATTTGGGCAGGAACGATTTTTCTACGGAGGACTTAAATCGGGTTTAAGTCTGTCACAAATCGATGGTGATGATGCGCTGGGATATGACAAACTGGGAGTACAGGCAGGAATATTTGGAGGATTTGGACTGGGGGGAATCAAAGAACTACAAATAGAATTTTTATACAGTCTCAGGGGATCCAGATCCACTAAAAATGATACCGCCAATGTGAAAATTAATTTGCATTATATTGACATACCCATTATCTTTTGTCTCAAGGACTGGCTGATTGAGGATGACAAATCAGAATATTACCGAATTCATTTTCAGGGAGGTATTTCCCCGGGATTTCTGTTCAATTCCAGCACGTTGAGAGCCGATCATCAATTTAAGAAATTGGATATCAGTTGGTTGGTTGGCGTCCAATACAATGTTTCTCAAAATTTAGGCATTTATAGCAGATACACCTCCTCATTCACCCCGCTTTATACCTATCAAAGGGGAGGAGAAGAAATCAAAATGATCAGTTATTTTATATCTTTGGGCCTGAATTACAGATTTAATTAA
- a CDS encoding metal ABC transporter permease, whose protein sequence is MMESGLRAAMASILVGGLCGLLGCFIVLRNMSLIGDALSHSILPGIVIAFMFFGYSTTAFFLGSVIAGLVSAFLITLLQNHIRVKNDAAIGIIFTFMFSLGVIGISWLSNSEGVHLDLKDFLFGNVLAVETNELIISAFMAVFVVLLLITMYRGLFTTSFQSEIAATLGFNSHLFHNIMMLMLSLVVVASLRSVGVILVVAMLITPASAALLISDRLPKVMVSSALIGMVSAFTGLLLSILLDTPPGPSMAVVTTLFYLFVVLFSPKRGLVPNWRARQKHEMRVVIEDILKRLLSDQSAKNNKLSELQDRLGHSNATLKKWLKKMKKLGLVQWDGEDIQLTESGHLRAHQLLRAHRLWETFLAEELGLAPDQIHDEAERIEHHLSDEEINEVDDSLGFPNTDPHGSPIPRK, encoded by the coding sequence ATGATGGAATCCGGCCTAAGGGCTGCGATGGCCTCTATTCTAGTAGGAGGTTTGTGCGGATTACTTGGATGTTTTATCGTCTTGAGAAACATGTCATTGATCGGTGATGCACTTTCCCATTCCATACTACCAGGAATTGTCATTGCCTTTATGTTTTTTGGATATTCCACCACCGCTTTTTTTTTGGGTTCTGTGATTGCGGGACTCGTATCCGCTTTTCTGATTACACTTCTTCAAAATCACATTCGGGTAAAAAATGATGCCGCCATTGGAATTATTTTCACTTTTATGTTTTCCCTTGGAGTAATTGGCATCAGTTGGCTTTCAAATAGTGAGGGTGTCCATCTGGACCTCAAGGATTTCTTATTTGGAAATGTATTGGCGGTGGAAACGAATGAGTTGATCATTTCTGCCTTCATGGCTGTTTTTGTCGTGCTTCTTTTGATCACGATGTACAGGGGATTATTTACCACCTCTTTTCAATCCGAAATTGCAGCAACGCTTGGTTTCAATAGTCATCTTTTTCACAATATCATGATGTTGATGTTGTCTTTGGTCGTGGTAGCTTCCCTGAGAAGTGTCGGAGTAATCCTCGTAGTTGCGATGTTAATTACACCTGCTTCCGCTGCCTTACTCATTTCAGACCGGTTGCCCAAGGTAATGGTCAGCTCTGCACTGATTGGTATGGTATCTGCTTTTACGGGATTGCTTCTTTCGATTTTGCTCGATACGCCTCCCGGACCATCCATGGCGGTAGTGACCACGCTATTTTACCTATTTGTTGTCCTATTTTCTCCAAAGCGAGGCCTTGTCCCCAACTGGAGAGCAAGGCAAAAGCATGAAATGCGCGTGGTCATAGAAGATATACTTAAGAGATTATTGAGCGATCAATCCGCTAAAAATAACAAGCTTTCAGAATTGCAAGACAGATTAGGACATTCCAATGCCACCTTAAAAAAGTGGCTTAAAAAAATGAAAAAATTAGGCCTCGTGCAATGGGATGGAGAAGATATCCAGCTCACCGAATCTGGTCACTTGAGGGCCCATCAATTGTTGAGAGCCCACAGATTATGGGAGACATTTTTAGCGGAAGAATTGGGATTGGCACCAGACCAAATTCACGATGAAGCCGAGCGTATTGAGCATCACCTGAGTGATGAAGAGATCAATGAGGTGGATGATAGTCTTGGATTTCCCAATACAGATCCACACGGTTCTCCCATACCTAGAAAATGA